The nucleotide sequence CATTTTTTTAAGTCCTTATCCGAAAAAGCCTTTAAGTGTTTTTCAAACTTGGAAGTCAATGCAGGAATTCTCTTTTTTGATTCCGCATATTCTTTTGATTTAAAATCGGGATAAATATTTTTTAAATCCCATCTCGGTGCAGTTTTGTTTTGCATTAGTATCTCCTTAAGTCAATCATAATTTTAGCGCTTAAAACTATTTATGTCAATATTAAAAGCATAGTCTGCAAAAATAATGGGCACCTATATATCCTAAAACCGAAACAGAAATTAACGTAAAAAAATTTACCATGTTGTTGCTTATCAGCTTATAACCTCCTGCAAGAACTGCTGAAGGGCCGATGTTTTTGTCCCAAATAATACCATCCGGAGTTTTATATTTGCGTTGAAAGGCAGCACCTAAATAACTATCTATCAAAGAGCCGGTAAAGCCTAAAACGGCTATAAAAATCATTCCGCAGAGACCGAACTGAGGAAGGGCAAAAAGAGAAAGAAGTACGCTGCCCAAAAGACCGGCACAAAATCCTGCCCAAGAAACACCGCCCGAAAGTCCTCTCTCCAGTTTTTTCCCATTTAAGATGTTAAACACCTTTCCTTTCCAAAGCATTCCTAACTCGGAAGAAAAGGTATCGGCATTAGCGGCAGAAAAAACCGCAAATGCTAAAAGTAAGAAAACTTTTTTTTCGGGGAAAAAATAAAAAAGCCAAAGCAATATGCAGGCCGGAAGCGAGTTACATAAAACCTGCTTCCATGACCTGGCTCCGTTATCCTCCTGTAATTTTTCAGCCTTACGTTTGGTTTGATTTTTTAAAAAGCTTACAAAACTTCCTGCAACAAAAAAGCCTATTAAGCTCAAGCCCATCCAAGTCCCGCCTAAGGCATAGAGGGTCATTGCAGTTATAAGAGCAGCTACAATTCCGTCAGGCCTTATTGCACGTAACTTATAAGCTGCATACAGAATTAGGACTGAAACAAGGATATAAATATAAAATCCTAAATTGCCGTAGTGCATTAAAAGAGAAGCAAACAAGGCGGAACCTATAGGAAGGGATAAGTTATCGGCACCGTTTTTTCCTGTAATTTCTACAAAGGCTGAAAATAAGGCAGTGGACAATGAAATAAGCATAATACTAAAAAAGCTCAATTCCCGGCCTATTTCAGAAGGGGCAAAAACATAAAGACAGCCTGCGGTAATTGCAAAAGAAAACATAAGCACAGTAATAAAACCTACAAGACTTTTCTCCACTGCAAACGAAAAAGGTTTTATTGCACCCCATTTTTTCCCTGTAAGGGCAGCAAGACCGTCGCCGTAAGCCATGATAAGAATCCCGATAAATGAAAGACTTTTCCATCCCAAAATAAAACTTGCTCCCGATAGCAAGAATAAACTTACAGCATAGTACACGGTTCCCGGATTGGTATCGCTCCTTTCCATCGAAGAAAGAAACTTAT is from Treponema denticola and encodes:
- a CDS encoding DUF92 domain-containing protein, producing the protein MKNIWLILISFLYIFFVLFLSALVSKFTRKDSEVPRKLIHILVGNWVFLTPMHTELWAVLFVPFTFIIINSLNLKYKFLSSMERSDTNPGTVYYAVSLFLLSGASFILGWKSLSFIGILIMAYGDGLAALTGKKWGAIKPFSFAVEKSLVGFITVLMFSFAITAGCLYVFAPSEIGRELSFFSIMLISLSTALFSAFVEITGKNGADNLSLPIGSALFASLLMHYGNLGFYIYILVSVLILYAAYKLRAIRPDGIVAALITAMTLYALGGTWMGLSLIGFFVAGSFVSFLKNQTKRKAEKLQEDNGARSWKQVLCNSLPACILLWLFYFFPEKKVFLLLAFAVFSAANADTFSSELGMLWKGKVFNILNGKKLERGLSGGVSWAGFCAGLLGSVLLSLFALPQFGLCGMIFIAVLGFTGSLIDSYLGAAFQRKYKTPDGIIWDKNIGPSAVLAGGYKLISNNMVNFFTLISVSVLGYIGAHYFCRLCF